Proteins encoded together in one Desulfobacterales bacterium window:
- a CDS encoding type VI secretion protein IcmF/TssM N-terminal domain-containing protein, with protein MKLAHHLPYVISGVISLILVVATLIVFIFRSAEKKASEKQAAQRPDQPSGSGEPVKKPDPPARFSALELRKSFSAALKLLKSSVSDKNFRYHMPWILMLGQSQSGKTTALCQSNLELPLGSPFGQGPEVKKACAWWMFEKGLVLDIAGDLVLRKDGATSDEKRWRQLLRLLQKHRSQRPIDGVVVTIPCTDLIGVENGNEPDLKNISQKFDAIQKKLWHAQKTLGIRFPVYVLVTRCDQIEGFSSFCHSIPERLRNNIFGWSSPYGVDVGYTDDWANQAFEHITCKLHQCQLELFTEKTDIPDKDSLFRFPASFHRLLEPVQLCLNRLFRQSIYHESFIFRGLYFCGNSTIGTDNDASSPKPFFLKDLFEKKIFQEHGLASPQRQAYLSRNRAVLVTQLVFLVMFLAGSLGLWSACSRLQADKQALLPVLQEIAEDVDKLRDKAEVQQDGLELYNILHHGSSTILFDQSALNLFKGMTRIHSLSFAFIPASWFSDIHDKINDSMVRAYDKIILKAMYIQLIHKAKAIFEPFEGREKAPSLAGGSILRIEDTPEFIRLQAFSRQLKELENYADLYNGLGETKNLNQLGQVVKYLFDIDLPEEFYKNAGYYHKALGETQYRVFDPTIFKLKAKFFTLKKLIQQFYDRLFQSNPVVDQLGALSAKLQKISTGSRSVAPDEKLILDLLDTIDQTEKLVAAPEVSWIFKDTFSLGESFDEIQSFIDQSNFLGPDLQKEICRAGEEKFMALQNTIKQIKTSLTGPLLQVENEKLTPMLSAGLLSLKSDLGNLLKQDFMTAEPMKKARGIIPAGTRPRWNSDYLNDAVKLFVPYEDFIVNGVQSASSDFQTIIGSVAKDQLESRVQDLIERSQSYVPFFETFDNRIRESELFSEIRNFKDAAKLLNYLLGYLDRLDLTDAYLSLSDTIIWQTASLLERVDSLLEADSLYNIKGKDLSWWSGTRMLSLQAFDVSDKEELINYLQLQRYRIKQLANEYAAPLISVLSNSRFIKDHQLKRIVFKWEKIISELEKYENKIPENSISTLEKFVLFEIDTIDEKNYFTKISAQQVSEQSGDIFLQKRNRIRRLLYEQCRRLATANIIDQYGKIQIFFNRQLAGKFPFTDVSDIDAASEADPEDIYDFYHRFDKEIQTVRKELENAPLFSISADETVQFLTRMDAVRQFFSSNIDKTEPFEGNIPVLDFDIDFRVNRTHEVEANRIIDWELAVGGQKFNNNDSGHIGRWRYGDPVGLSLRWAKNAEGYPVFGGDLPGVSIQDKTVVYKLSNKWSLIRFVRMHAAAASDFDKFADPEPHTLKFSIDTRSGRSLEADKKKTTAFIRLKLLSPDKKKSPLVLPVFPQRAPELQALPIK; from the coding sequence ATGAAATTAGCACACCATCTTCCCTATGTGATAAGCGGCGTTATCTCCCTTATTCTGGTTGTTGCAACCCTCATCGTTTTTATTTTCCGATCAGCCGAGAAAAAAGCTTCAGAAAAACAGGCAGCCCAGAGACCGGATCAGCCATCCGGTTCCGGTGAGCCGGTAAAAAAACCTGATCCACCCGCGCGGTTTTCAGCTCTGGAGCTTCGAAAATCTTTTTCAGCGGCGCTCAAACTTTTGAAATCCAGTGTTTCCGATAAAAATTTCCGCTATCACATGCCATGGATTCTGATGCTGGGTCAGTCGCAGTCCGGGAAAACCACCGCGCTTTGTCAAAGCAATCTGGAGCTGCCCCTGGGAAGTCCTTTCGGGCAAGGGCCCGAAGTGAAAAAGGCCTGCGCCTGGTGGATGTTTGAAAAGGGTCTGGTTCTGGATATCGCCGGAGATCTGGTGCTTCGAAAAGACGGCGCAACCAGTGATGAAAAAAGGTGGCGGCAGTTGTTAAGGCTGCTTCAGAAGCATCGCTCCCAGCGCCCTATAGACGGTGTCGTTGTGACGATTCCCTGCACAGACCTGATCGGCGTTGAAAACGGTAATGAGCCGGATTTAAAAAATATATCTCAAAAATTCGATGCGATCCAAAAAAAACTCTGGCATGCACAAAAAACCCTTGGAATCCGGTTCCCGGTATATGTCCTGGTAACCCGATGCGATCAGATAGAGGGTTTCAGCAGTTTTTGCCATTCTATCCCGGAAAGGCTGCGCAATAATATCTTCGGCTGGTCAAGCCCGTATGGGGTCGATGTCGGGTATACGGACGACTGGGCAAATCAGGCCTTTGAACATATCACCTGCAAGCTGCATCAGTGTCAACTGGAGCTTTTTACGGAAAAAACCGATATCCCGGACAAAGACAGCCTCTTTCGGTTTCCCGCCAGTTTTCATCGCCTGCTGGAGCCGGTTCAGCTCTGTTTGAACCGGCTGTTCAGGCAGAGCATCTATCATGAATCATTTATATTCAGAGGACTCTATTTTTGCGGGAACAGCACCATTGGAACCGATAATGACGCATCGTCTCCAAAGCCGTTTTTCCTGAAAGACCTGTTTGAAAAAAAAATATTCCAGGAACACGGACTGGCCAGTCCACAGCGTCAGGCGTATTTATCAAGAAACCGGGCCGTCCTCGTCACTCAGCTTGTGTTTCTGGTGATGTTTCTGGCCGGAAGTTTAGGGCTTTGGAGCGCCTGCAGCCGGCTGCAGGCTGACAAACAGGCGCTGCTGCCGGTGCTTCAGGAAATTGCAGAAGATGTCGACAAACTGAGGGATAAGGCAGAGGTACAGCAGGATGGACTGGAACTTTACAACATCCTTCATCACGGAAGTTCAACCATTCTTTTTGACCAGAGCGCGTTGAATCTTTTTAAAGGCATGACCCGTATCCACAGCCTGTCCTTTGCCTTTATTCCCGCTTCATGGTTCAGTGACATTCATGACAAGATCAACGATTCCATGGTGCGGGCATACGATAAGATTATTTTAAAAGCCATGTATATTCAGCTGATACATAAAGCAAAGGCTATTTTTGAACCCTTTGAAGGCCGGGAAAAGGCCCCGTCTTTGGCAGGAGGCAGCATCCTTCGCATTGAAGATACGCCAGAATTTATAAGGCTTCAGGCATTTTCCCGGCAGCTTAAAGAGCTTGAAAATTATGCGGATTTATACAACGGACTGGGCGAAACAAAAAATTTAAATCAACTGGGCCAGGTGGTCAAATATCTGTTCGATATCGATTTGCCCGAAGAATTTTACAAAAATGCCGGATATTATCACAAGGCCCTGGGCGAAACCCAGTACCGGGTGTTTGATCCGACAATTTTCAAACTGAAGGCAAAGTTTTTCACCCTGAAAAAACTGATCCAACAATTTTATGACCGATTGTTTCAATCCAATCCGGTTGTGGATCAACTGGGGGCATTGTCGGCGAAATTGCAGAAAATATCGACCGGCAGCCGCAGCGTTGCCCCGGATGAAAAATTGATTCTTGATCTTCTGGACACCATCGACCAGACTGAAAAACTGGTCGCCGCTCCTGAAGTTTCATGGATTTTCAAAGATACGTTCAGTCTCGGAGAGTCGTTTGATGAAATACAGTCTTTTATTGATCAGTCGAATTTTCTTGGGCCGGATCTTCAGAAAGAAATATGCAGGGCCGGCGAAGAAAAATTTATGGCCCTTCAAAACACCATTAAACAGATAAAAACATCCCTGACCGGTCCACTGCTCCAGGTTGAAAATGAAAAACTCACCCCGATGTTATCTGCCGGCCTGTTGTCATTAAAATCCGATCTGGGCAATCTGCTGAAACAGGATTTTATGACGGCTGAGCCGATGAAAAAAGCCCGCGGGATTATTCCGGCCGGCACCCGGCCCAGGTGGAATTCGGATTATCTCAACGATGCGGTCAAGCTGTTTGTCCCTTATGAAGATTTTATCGTTAACGGGGTACAGAGCGCTTCATCGGATTTTCAAACGATCATCGGCAGTGTGGCAAAAGACCAGCTGGAAAGCAGGGTGCAGGATCTCATCGAACGGTCGCAAAGCTATGTGCCCTTTTTCGAAACGTTTGACAACCGGATTCGTGAATCCGAACTTTTTTCCGAGATCCGCAATTTTAAAGACGCCGCCAAGCTGTTGAATTATCTTCTGGGGTATCTTGACCGGCTGGATCTTACGGATGCCTATCTGTCACTGTCCGATACGATTATCTGGCAAACGGCTTCTCTGCTTGAAAGGGTCGACAGCCTGCTTGAAGCAGACAGTTTATACAACATCAAAGGAAAGGACCTGTCCTGGTGGTCCGGCACCCGCATGCTTTCCCTGCAAGCCTTTGATGTGAGCGATAAGGAAGAGTTGATAAATTATTTGCAGCTTCAGCGCTATCGCATCAAGCAACTTGCCAATGAATATGCCGCACCGCTTATTTCCGTCTTATCCAACAGCCGGTTTATCAAGGACCATCAGTTGAAAAGGATCGTTTTCAAATGGGAAAAGATCATTTCCGAGCTTGAAAAGTATGAAAATAAAATACCGGAGAATTCAATCTCCACCCTTGAAAAATTCGTTCTTTTTGAAATCGATACGATCGATGAAAAAAATTATTTTACGAAAATAAGCGCCCAGCAGGTCAGCGAACAATCCGGTGACATCTTTCTGCAAAAAAGAAACCGGATCAGGCGGCTGCTTTATGAACAGTGCCGGAGGCTTGCAACCGCAAACATCATTGATCAATATGGTAAAATTCAAATTTTTTTCAACCGGCAGCTGGCCGGAAAATTTCCATTTACGGACGTATCAGACATTGATGCCGCCTCTGAGGCCGATCCGGAAGATATTTATGATTTTTATCATCGCTTCGACAAGGAAATCCAGACCGTCAGAAAAGAGCTGGAAAACGCCCCCCTGTTTTCGATTTCAGCCGATGAGACGGTACAATTTCTGACGCGTATGGATGCGGTTCGACAATTTTTTTCATCCAACATCGACAAAACCGAACCGTTTGAAGGCAATATCCCTGTTCTGGATTTTGATATCGATTTCCGGGTAAACCGCACCCATGAGGTTGAAGCCAACCGGATTATCGATTGGGAACTGGCGGTCGGCGGTCAGAAATTCAACAATAACGACTCCGGACACATCGGGCGCTGGCGTTATGGAGATCCGGTTGGCCTGTCGCTTCGGTGGGCAAAAAACGCAGAGGGTTATCCGGTTTTCGGAGGGGATCTGCCCGGGGTAAGCATACAGGACAAAACGGTTGTCTATAAACTGAGCAATAAATGGTCGCTGATACGGTTTGTCAGAATGCATGCCGCCGCAGCCAGCGATTTTGACAAATTCGCTGATCCCGAACCCCACACGTTGAAATTTTCCATTGACACGCGAAGTGGCAGGTCGTTGGAGGCGGACAAAAAAAAGACCACCGCATTTATCCGGTTGAAACTTCTGAGTCCGGACAAGAAAAAAAGTCCGCTGGTGTTGCCCGTTTTTCCTCAAAGGGCACCGGAATTACAGGCGCTTCCGATAAAATAA
- a CDS encoding DotU family type IV/VI secretion system protein — protein MNHTQLFNSFLMQQFHEFYNELICQKQHIESKDANPSDAGLIQTAAPEKELSHQIHARLLYVLKRQLQEARGHGGEYSANFYMEAQYVMAALADEIFLSMKWDGREAWKSNLMEFELFGTNAAGEKFFNQLDSLLKNHDPTLIEIAGIYLFSLSLGFRGKYRDADDSGRIDCYRKQLYSFIFHKNPDLQDETRRLFPDTYAYTLSKDSGKKLPSMRKWIGAILILVLVYIVVSSAIWSNVTEDLIRVVEHILNGNSLVL, from the coding sequence ATGAATCATACACAATTATTTAATTCTTTTCTCATGCAGCAGTTTCATGAGTTTTACAATGAACTCATCTGCCAGAAACAGCATATTGAATCAAAGGATGCAAACCCATCGGATGCCGGTTTGATTCAAACCGCCGCCCCCGAAAAAGAGTTGTCCCATCAGATACATGCCCGGTTGCTGTATGTACTGAAACGACAGCTTCAGGAGGCACGCGGTCATGGCGGAGAATACAGCGCCAATTTTTACATGGAAGCGCAATATGTAATGGCCGCTTTGGCCGATGAGATTTTTCTGAGCATGAAGTGGGACGGCAGGGAAGCATGGAAATCCAATCTCATGGAATTTGAACTCTTCGGGACGAATGCCGCCGGTGAAAAATTTTTCAATCAACTCGACAGCCTGTTGAAAAACCATGATCCGACATTGATCGAGATAGCGGGAATATATCTGTTTTCGTTATCTCTGGGCTTTCGCGGAAAATACCGTGACGCTGACGATTCCGGCCGGATCGACTGCTACCGCAAGCAGCTTTACTCTTTTATTTTTCATAAAAATCCGGATCTTCAAGATGAAACCCGACGTCTTTTTCCTGATACCTATGCCTATACCCTGAGCAAGGACAGCGGGAAAAAACTGCCGTCCATGCGCAAATGGATCGGGGCGATTCTGATTCTGGTCCTGGTGTATATCGTGGTATCCAGCGCCATATGGAGCAATGTCACGGAAGATCTGATCAGGGTCGTTGAACATATTTTAAACGGAAACTCATTGGTTTTATAG